Proteins from a genomic interval of Zingiber officinale cultivar Zhangliang chromosome 1B, Zo_v1.1, whole genome shotgun sequence:
- the LOC122050415 gene encoding serine/threonine-protein kinase AtPK2/AtPK19-like: MVSSEVGCVAKVNVHKNLKMQILLPAVSPDVVASENLEFDFSDVFGPVPVHASVNLHVVIPDNTASVSSETVYDDPMVIHKRSHSLVGPSTPVSQSLQLSKLTIHESDSSLDLLECATGEADDQDSSICIRDKHEPISEKCEGIGLDDFEVLKLVGKGAFGKVFQVRKKGTFEIYAMKVMRKDRIVENNHAEYMKAERDILTKVDHPFVVQLRYSFQTKYRLYLVLDFVNGGHLFFQLYNHGLFREDLARIYAAEIISAVTHLHANGVMHRDLKPENILLDADGHAMITDFGLAKEFDENTRSNSLCGTLEYMAPEIVLGKGHNKAADWWSVGILLFEMLTGKPPFISNNREKMQQKIMKEKIKLPAYLSSEAHSLLKGLLQKEAGKRLGSGPSGSNEIKNHKWFKSINWRKLERREIQPSFRPNVAGKACIANFDKEWTNMPVLDSPVASPVTGQNEFPGFTYVRPAPFLQKPSPLS; this comes from the exons ATGGTCTCCTCTGAGGTAGGTTGTGTCGCCAAGGTCAATGTTCACAAGAACTTAAAGATGCAGATACTTCTTCCAGCAGTCTCTCCTGATGTTGTGGCCTCCGAAAACTTGGaatttgatttttctgatgtgTTCGGTCCTGTCCCAGTTCATGCCTCTGTTAACTTACATGTTGTCATCCCTGATAATACTGCATCAGTTTCAAGTGAGACAGTTTATGATGACCCAATGGTTATTCACAAACGATCACATTCATTAGTGGGCCCTTCAACTCCAGTTAGCCAATCATTGCAGCTTAGCAAGCTCACAATACACGAGAGTGATAGCTCCTTGGATCTTTTGGAGTGTGCAACTGGGGAGGCTGATGACCAGGATTCATCAATCTGCATCAGAGACAAGCACGAACCCATATCTGAGAAATGCGAGGGCATTGGACTTGATGATTTTGAGGTTTTGAAGCTTGTCGGGAAAGGGGCATTTGGGAAAGTGTTTCAGGTGAGAAAGAAAGGCACTTTTGAAATCTATGCAATGAAAGTAATGCGGAAGGACAGAATTGTGGAAAACAATCATGCTGAGTACATGAAAGCCGAGAGAGATATACTAACAAAAGTTGATCATCCTTTTGTAGTACAACTTAGGTATTCATTCCAG ACAAAGTACCGGTTATACCTTGTGCTAGATTTTGTAAACGGAGGGCATCTATTCTTTCAGCTCTATAATCACGGCTTGTTCAG AGAGGATCTTGCTCGCATATATGCTGCTGAAATAATATCTGCTGTTACCCATCTTCATGCAAATGGTGTAATGCACAGGGACCTCAAACCTGAGAACATCCTTTTGGATGCGGATGGCCAT GCCATGATAACTGACTTTGGTTTGGCAAAAGAGTTTGATGAAAATACTCGATCAAACTCTCTCTGTGGGACACTGGAGTATATGGCACCTGAGATTGTGcttggaaaaggccataataaaGCTGCTGACTGGTGGAGTGTTGGGATTTTATTGTTTGAGATGCTTACTGGGAAG CCGCCCTTTATCAGTAACAACAGAGAGAAAATGCAGCAGAAGATAATGAAGGAGAAAATTAAGCTGCCAGCTTACTTGTCCAGTGAAGCTCATTCCTTGCTCAAAGGC TTGCTCCAGAAGGAAGCAGGCAAGCGGCTCGGAAGTGGCCCTAGTGGCAGCAATGAGATAAAGAACCACAAGTGGTTTAAGTCAATTAATTGGAGGAAGCTGGAGCGTCGTGAGATCCAGCCTAGCTTCCGCCCTAATGTTGCCGGAAAGGCTTGCATTGCAAATTTCGACAAGGAGTGGACAAACATGCCGGTGTTAGATTCGCCAGTTGCCAGCCCCGTGACCGGACAGAATGAATTTCCAGGGTTCACGTACGTGAGGCCTGCTCCTTTCCTTCAGAAGCCTAGTCCTCTGAGCTGA